The Peribacillus sp. FSL E2-0218 genome contains a region encoding:
- the rnr gene encoding ribonuclease R, with amino-acid sequence MEDNIQEHMNRLLTYMTDEAYKPLTVQELEEALKIEDSADFKNFVKALVKLEEKGLVVRTRSNRYGLPQKMNLFRGKLTGHAKGFAFVTPEDNPGMDDIFIPPNETGTAMHGDIVMVRVSSETSGSRQEGTVIRILERGITQVVGTYSESKSFGFVIPDDKKIANDIFIPQHASHGAVEGHKVVVKLTSYPEGRVSAEGEIIEILGHKNDPGVDILSVIHKYGLPMEFPEEVMKQANAVSDTISESEIGSRRDLRHDVLVTIDGADAKDLDDAVSVTKLENGHYKLGVHIADVSHYVTEGSPIDKEALERGTSVYLVDRVIPMIPHRLSNGICSLNPQVDRFTLSCEMEITPDGHVINHEIFESVIKTTERMTYGNVNKILVDKDEEQLERYEALVPMFEDMEKLAAILRKNRMNRGAIDFDFNEARVIVDEEGHPTDVVLRERSVAEKLIEEFMLAANETVAEHFNRLDVPFIYRIHEDPKPEKLQRFFEFITNFGYIVRGSANDVHPKALQEIIEAVAGKPEETVISTVMLRSMQQAKYDPESLGHFGLSAEFYTHFTSPIRRYPDLIVHRLIRTYLVEGKTDEATKEKWNAILPEIADHTSKRERRSVDAERETDDLKKAEYMLDKIGEEYTGIIGSVTNFGMFVELPNTIEGLVHVSFMTDDYYRFDERQLAMIGERTGNVFRIGDEIDVRVSNVNKEERAIDFEIIGMKVSRPRPSGEKKIFKANSGDRKRGRGGNGGRNEGKGGGRGGNRKGDSPSSDKKPKKKKKFFENAPAAKRKRKPKKR; translated from the coding sequence ATGGAAGATAACATTCAAGAACACATGAATAGGCTTTTGACGTACATGACCGACGAAGCATATAAGCCATTGACGGTACAGGAGCTTGAAGAGGCTTTGAAGATCGAAGACTCGGCAGACTTCAAGAATTTCGTCAAGGCGCTAGTGAAGCTGGAAGAAAAGGGATTGGTGGTCAGAACGAGAAGCAATCGTTACGGCCTGCCGCAAAAAATGAATTTGTTCCGCGGAAAATTAACGGGTCATGCAAAGGGCTTCGCATTTGTAACGCCTGAAGATAACCCAGGAATGGATGATATTTTCATCCCGCCAAATGAAACGGGTACAGCGATGCACGGAGATATCGTCATGGTACGAGTATCCTCGGAAACGTCCGGATCAAGGCAAGAAGGCACGGTCATCAGGATCCTTGAACGCGGAATAACGCAAGTGGTAGGTACATACTCCGAAAGCAAAAGCTTTGGTTTCGTCATCCCTGATGATAAAAAGATCGCAAACGACATCTTCATCCCGCAGCATGCTTCCCATGGAGCGGTGGAGGGCCATAAGGTTGTCGTCAAGCTGACTTCTTACCCAGAAGGACGTGTAAGTGCAGAAGGAGAAATCATCGAAATTCTAGGGCATAAAAATGACCCTGGCGTCGATATCCTTTCCGTCATCCATAAATATGGTTTGCCGATGGAATTCCCGGAAGAAGTCATGAAGCAAGCCAATGCCGTTTCCGATACGATTTCTGAAAGTGAAATCGGCAGCCGCAGGGATTTGCGCCATGATGTTTTGGTCACGATTGATGGGGCCGATGCGAAGGACCTCGATGATGCCGTTTCGGTTACCAAGCTAGAAAATGGCCATTACAAGCTAGGTGTCCATATTGCCGATGTCAGCCATTATGTTACGGAAGGTTCGCCAATCGATAAGGAAGCCCTTGAAAGGGGTACGAGCGTTTATTTGGTGGACAGGGTCATTCCGATGATTCCGCATCGTTTATCGAACGGGATTTGCTCCTTGAACCCGCAGGTCGATCGGTTTACACTTTCTTGTGAGATGGAAATCACACCAGACGGGCATGTCATCAATCACGAGATTTTTGAAAGTGTCATCAAGACGACGGAGCGGATGACATATGGCAATGTGAACAAGATTTTGGTGGATAAAGATGAAGAACAGCTGGAGCGCTATGAAGCGTTGGTGCCGATGTTCGAGGACATGGAGAAGTTGGCGGCCATCCTTCGTAAAAATCGGATGAACCGCGGTGCGATCGATTTTGATTTCAATGAAGCGAGGGTTATCGTTGACGAAGAGGGACATCCGACTGATGTCGTTTTACGTGAAAGGTCGGTTGCCGAGAAGCTGATTGAAGAATTCATGCTCGCGGCCAACGAAACCGTTGCCGAGCATTTCAACCGTCTTGACGTTCCGTTCATTTACCGTATCCACGAAGATCCGAAGCCGGAAAAACTGCAGCGCTTCTTCGAATTCATTACGAACTTCGGCTACATCGTGCGCGGGTCGGCCAATGACGTCCATCCAAAGGCATTACAGGAAATCATCGAGGCAGTGGCAGGCAAGCCGGAAGAAACGGTCATATCCACCGTCATGCTCCGTTCGATGCAGCAAGCGAAATATGATCCGGAAAGCCTGGGCCATTTTGGATTATCAGCTGAATTTTATACACATTTCACTTCACCGATCCGCCGTTACCCGGATTTGATCGTGCATAGGCTGATCCGGACTTATTTGGTGGAAGGTAAAACGGATGAAGCTACGAAAGAGAAATGGAATGCGATTTTACCCGAGATTGCCGATCATACCTCGAAGCGGGAACGTCGCTCCGTCGATGCGGAGCGCGAAACCGATGATTTGAAGAAAGCCGAATATATGCTTGATAAAATCGGCGAGGAATATACCGGCATCATTGGTTCCGTTACGAATTTCGGAATGTTCGTCGAGCTGCCGAACACCATTGAGGGGCTTGTTCATGTCAGCTTCATGACGGATGACTATTACCGCTTCGATGAGCGCCAGCTGGCCATGATCGGGGAACGTACAGGGAATGTATTCCGGATTGGGGACGAAATCGACGTACGTGTTTCCAACGTCAATAAAGAGGAACGCGCCATCGATTTTGAAATCATCGGCATGAAGGTGAGCCGTCCGCGTCCATCCGGAGAGAAGAAAATATTCAAAGCCAATTCAGGTGACCGTAAACGCGGCCGCGGCGGGAATGGCGGAAGAAACGAAGGAAAAGGCGGCGGCCGTGGCGGCAATCGCAAGGGAGATTCGCCTTCTTCCGATAAAAAGCCGAAAAAGAAGAAAAAATTCTTTGAAAATGCGCCCGCTGCCAAGCGCAAGAGGAAGCCTAAAAAGAGATAA
- the secG gene encoding preprotein translocase subunit SecG: protein MHAFLITLLVIVSIALIVTVLLQSGKSAGLSGAIAGGAEQLFGKQKARGLDLILHRATVVLAILFFALTLLVAFFDV, encoded by the coding sequence ATGCATGCATTTCTCATAACGCTTTTGGTGATCGTCAGTATCGCCCTTATTGTGACGGTATTGCTTCAATCGGGTAAAAGTGCAGGTTTATCAGGTGCGATTGCCGGCGGTGCTGAGCAGCTATTCGGAAAGCAAAAAGCTCGCGGCTTGGATTTGATTTTACATCGTGCAACGGTAGTATTAGCCATTTTATTCTTTGCTTTAACTTTACTTGTTGCATTCTTTGATGTGTAA
- the eno gene encoding phosphopyruvate hydratase: protein MPYIEHVYAREVLDSRGNPTIEVEIQTESGYFGRAIVPSGASTGEHEAVELRDGDKSRYLGKGVQKAVDNVNEIIAEAVIGLDVTNQAGLDLTMIELDGTENKGNLGANAILGVSMAAAHAAAEFSGLPLYRYLGGFNAKQLPTPMMNIINGGSHADNNVDFQEFMILPVGAPSFKEAVRMGAEVFHALKSVLSAKGLNTAVGDEGGFAPNLGSNREALQVIIEAIEKAGYKAGEDIYLGMDVASSEFYNKETGKYDLAGEGRNGVTSEEMVAFYEELVNEFPILSIEDGLDENDWDGHKLLTERIGSRVQLVGDDLFVTNTKKLAEGIEKGIGNSILIKVNQIGTLTETFDAIEMAKRAGYTAVVSHRSGETEDATIADIAVATNAGQIKTGSMSRTDRIAKYNQLLRIEDQLGDLAVYGGLKSFYNLKK from the coding sequence ATGCCGTACATTGAACATGTATATGCACGCGAAGTGCTTGATTCCCGTGGTAATCCAACAATAGAAGTAGAAATCCAAACTGAGTCCGGATACTTCGGACGCGCCATCGTTCCATCAGGTGCTTCAACAGGAGAACATGAAGCAGTTGAGCTTCGTGACGGGGATAAATCTCGCTACCTGGGTAAAGGGGTACAAAAAGCGGTTGATAACGTAAATGAAATCATTGCTGAAGCTGTCATTGGCTTGGATGTAACGAACCAAGCTGGCCTTGACCTTACGATGATCGAATTGGATGGTACGGAAAACAAAGGAAACCTTGGAGCGAATGCAATCCTTGGCGTATCCATGGCTGCTGCCCATGCTGCTGCTGAATTTTCCGGTTTACCATTGTACCGTTACCTTGGAGGGTTCAATGCAAAACAACTTCCAACTCCAATGATGAACATCATCAACGGCGGATCACATGCCGATAACAACGTCGACTTCCAGGAATTCATGATCCTTCCTGTCGGTGCGCCAAGCTTCAAGGAAGCCGTTCGTATGGGTGCTGAAGTATTCCATGCATTGAAATCGGTTCTTTCTGCTAAAGGCTTGAACACGGCTGTTGGCGACGAAGGCGGCTTTGCGCCAAACCTAGGTTCGAACCGTGAAGCACTTCAAGTCATCATCGAGGCGATTGAAAAAGCAGGCTATAAAGCAGGCGAAGATATCTACCTTGGTATGGACGTAGCTTCATCTGAATTCTATAACAAAGAAACAGGCAAATACGATCTTGCAGGCGAAGGCCGCAATGGCGTTACATCTGAAGAAATGGTTGCTTTCTATGAAGAGCTAGTGAATGAATTCCCGATTCTTTCCATCGAAGACGGCTTGGATGAAAATGACTGGGATGGCCACAAACTTCTAACTGAACGCATCGGTTCTAGAGTTCAATTGGTTGGTGACGATTTATTCGTAACGAACACGAAAAAATTGGCTGAAGGCATTGAAAAAGGCATCGGTAACTCGATCCTGATCAAAGTGAACCAAATCGGTACACTGACTGAAACGTTTGACGCAATCGAAATGGCTAAGCGCGCTGGCTACACGGCTGTCGTTTCCCACCGCTCAGGTGAAACGGAAGATGCAACAATCGCTGACATCGCCGTTGCAACGAACGCAGGACAAATCAAAACAGGTTCGATGTCACGTACGGACCGTATCGCTAAATACAACCAACTTCTTCGCATCGAAGACCAGCTTGGCGACTTGGCTGTTTACGGCGGCTTGAAATCTTTCTATAACTTGAAGAAATAA
- the tpiA gene encoding triose-phosphate isomerase translates to MRKPIIAGNWKMNKTLSEATAFLEEVSNLIPKQDVIDTVVCAPALFLDQLVQAAKGTDVKIGAQNMHFEDNGAFTGEVSPIALADLGVSYVILGHSERREMFNETDEAVNKKAHAAFANQLTPIVCCGETLEQREAGETNDFVACQIEKGLAGLSDEQLKQAVIAYEPIWAIGTGKSSSAQDANEVCAHIRSVVADKFSNEAAAAIRIQYGGSVKPENIKEYMAQPDIDGALVGGASLKPDSFLQLLEAGHYE, encoded by the coding sequence ATGCGTAAACCGATTATTGCAGGTAACTGGAAAATGAATAAGACACTATCTGAGGCAACTGCCTTTTTAGAAGAAGTGAGCAATTTAATTCCTAAGCAAGATGTAATCGATACGGTTGTATGTGCTCCTGCTTTGTTTCTGGATCAATTAGTTCAAGCTGCAAAGGGGACCGATGTAAAAATCGGGGCACAGAACATGCACTTTGAAGATAATGGAGCCTTCACAGGAGAAGTCAGCCCGATCGCATTAGCTGATCTTGGTGTCTCTTATGTCATCCTAGGCCATTCCGAACGTCGCGAAATGTTCAATGAAACGGATGAAGCCGTTAATAAAAAAGCTCATGCCGCTTTCGCTAACCAATTAACCCCGATCGTTTGCTGCGGTGAAACGCTTGAGCAGCGTGAAGCTGGCGAAACGAATGATTTTGTTGCCTGTCAGATCGAAAAAGGCCTAGCGGGCTTATCCGACGAGCAGTTGAAACAAGCTGTCATTGCCTATGAACCGATTTGGGCGATTGGCACTGGTAAATCATCATCTGCACAAGATGCGAATGAAGTATGTGCACATATCCGTTCAGTAGTTGCTGACAAGTTTTCTAACGAAGCGGCAGCGGCCATCCGTATCCAGTACGGCGGCAGCGTAAAACCTGAGAATATCAAAGAGTACATGGCGCAACCTGATATTGACGGTGCATTGGTAGGCGGGGCAAGCTTGAAGCCGGATAGTTTCTTACAATTGCTGGAGGCTGGTCACTATGAGTAA
- a CDS encoding FAD-binding dehydrogenase, translated as MGFDVIVVGAGLAGLVAAAELADAGKKVLLLDQEPEASLGGQAWWSFGGLFLVDSPEQRRLGIKDSRELAWQDWLGTAGFDREDDEDHWGKKWAEAYVHFASGEKREWLTAQGIRFFPVVGWAERGGYLAEGHGNSVPRFHIVWGTGPGIVKPFEDRVRKAIGKGLVDYRPRHRVNELLTEDDSVIGVRGSVLVPSSAARGEASSREVIGDFSFHAQAVLVTSGGIGANHELIRKNWPARLGEAPKNMISGVPEHVDGRMLAITEKAGGRIVNRDRMWHYTEGIKNHDPVWAKHGIRILPGPSSLWLDATGQRFPAPNFPGFDTLGTLDAIMATGYDHSWFILTQKIIEKEFALSGSEQNPDLTGKSIRKVLSRVLPGASSPVQAFMDKGEDFVIADSLPELVDGMNKLTEENLLVLADIERQIIARDREMDHKFTKDLQITAMRGARHYIGDRLIRVAAPHKILDQKNGPLIAVRLNIVSRKTLGGLQTDLSCRVLNASGHPVNGLYAAGEVAGFGGGGVHGYRSLEGTFVGGCLFSGRQAGRALADL; from the coding sequence ATGGGATTTGATGTAATTGTGGTCGGAGCGGGTCTCGCCGGGTTGGTGGCTGCGGCAGAGCTTGCGGATGCCGGGAAGAAAGTATTGCTGCTGGATCAAGAACCGGAAGCTTCTCTTGGCGGGCAGGCATGGTGGTCTTTTGGCGGTTTATTTCTTGTCGACTCACCTGAACAGCGGAGATTGGGCATTAAGGATTCACGGGAGCTTGCCTGGCAGGATTGGTTAGGTACGGCTGGTTTTGATCGGGAGGATGATGAAGATCATTGGGGGAAAAAGTGGGCGGAAGCTTACGTCCACTTTGCATCAGGGGAAAAACGGGAATGGCTGACAGCCCAGGGCATCCGTTTTTTTCCGGTAGTTGGCTGGGCGGAGCGAGGGGGTTACCTCGCTGAAGGGCATGGTAACTCGGTTCCGCGTTTTCATATTGTATGGGGAACGGGCCCGGGGATCGTAAAGCCGTTCGAGGATCGGGTCCGTAAAGCGATCGGGAAAGGTCTGGTCGATTATCGTCCCCGTCATCGCGTGAATGAATTGTTAACGGAAGACGACTCTGTCATTGGTGTACGTGGATCGGTGCTTGTGCCGAGCTCGGCAGCTCGCGGCGAGGCTAGCTCCCGGGAAGTGATCGGGGACTTTTCGTTTCATGCTCAAGCTGTGCTTGTGACAAGCGGCGGAATCGGGGCCAATCATGAATTGATAAGAAAGAATTGGCCTGCGCGACTAGGTGAAGCCCCGAAAAATATGATTTCCGGCGTTCCTGAGCATGTGGATGGGAGGATGCTTGCCATTACGGAAAAGGCCGGAGGAAGAATCGTCAATCGCGACCGGATGTGGCACTATACGGAAGGAATCAAGAATCATGATCCCGTTTGGGCCAAGCATGGAATCCGTATCCTGCCCGGGCCTTCATCTCTTTGGCTCGATGCAACGGGCCAGCGATTCCCTGCTCCGAATTTTCCGGGATTCGATACGCTGGGGACGCTTGATGCCATCATGGCGACAGGGTACGACCATTCATGGTTCATTTTGACGCAGAAAATCATCGAAAAAGAATTTGCTTTATCGGGCTCTGAGCAAAATCCCGATTTGACAGGTAAAAGCATTCGGAAGGTGTTATCCCGGGTCCTGCCTGGCGCATCGTCTCCCGTGCAGGCTTTCATGGACAAGGGCGAGGATTTTGTCATAGCGGATTCACTCCCGGAACTTGTGGACGGGATGAATAAGCTCACGGAAGAGAACTTGCTTGTCCTTGCCGATATCGAGCGGCAAATAATCGCGAGGGATAGGGAAATGGATCATAAATTCACGAAAGACCTGCAAATCACCGCAATGCGTGGAGCACGCCATTATATCGGGGATCGGTTAATAAGAGTTGCAGCACCGCATAAAATCCTCGATCAAAAGAATGGTCCGTTGATAGCGGTACGGTTGAATATCGTCAGCAGAAAAACTCTGGGAGGATTGCAAACCGATCTTTCCTGTCGCGTCCTGAATGCTTCCGGACATCCAGTGAATGGCCTGTATGCAGCGGGTGAGGTAGCTGGATTCGGCGGGGGCGGGGTTCACGGTTATCGTTCATTGGAAGGAACATTCGTCGGCGGCTGCCTTTTCTCCGGACGACAGGCGGGCAGGGCGCTTGCAGATTTATGA
- the smpB gene encoding SsrA-binding protein SmpB has product MPKGSGKQLAQNKKAYHDFFIEQTFEAGIVLKGTEIKAIRAARVNLRDAFAKIENGEIYLYNMHVSPYEQGNQFNHDPLRTRKLLLHKKEISKLIGETKEAGYTIVPLKMYLKNGFAKVLIGLGKGKKQYDKRDDLKKKEAKRDIERAFRDRQKM; this is encoded by the coding sequence ATGCCAAAAGGCTCAGGTAAACAACTAGCACAAAATAAAAAAGCGTATCATGATTTCTTCATTGAACAAACATTTGAAGCAGGCATCGTTTTGAAAGGGACCGAAATCAAGGCAATCCGTGCGGCCCGAGTGAATTTGAGAGATGCCTTCGCTAAAATTGAAAATGGCGAAATCTATCTTTATAATATGCATGTCAGTCCTTACGAGCAGGGGAATCAGTTTAACCATGACCCGTTGCGGACACGGAAGCTCCTTTTGCATAAGAAAGAAATCAGTAAACTGATCGGTGAAACGAAAGAAGCGGGCTACACCATCGTTCCATTGAAAATGTATTTGAAAAATGGTTTTGCCAAGGTTTTAATCGGGCTTGGAAAAGGGAAGAAGCAATATGACAAGCGAGATGACCTGAAGAAGAAGGAAGCGAAACGTGATATTGAACGTGCTTTCCGTGATCGTCAGAAGATGTAA
- a CDS encoding carboxylesterase, producing MKIKLQQPFTFEGGKRAVLLLHGFTGNSADVRMLGRHLEKHGYTCHAPHYKGHGVPPEELVKTGPVDWWKDVMMAFDFLKSKGHEEIAVAGLSLGGVFSLKLGYTVPIKGIVSMCAPMYIKSEEMMYKGVLEYAREFKKYEGKTQEQIEHEMDLLADKPMNTLKALQELITDVREHVDLIYAPTYVVQGRHDDVINPKSADIIFDSIESPVKKLKWYEESGHVITLDKEKEQLHEDVLEFLESLDWSE from the coding sequence ATGAAAATCAAGCTGCAGCAGCCCTTTACTTTTGAAGGCGGAAAAAGAGCTGTCTTACTATTGCATGGATTCACGGGGAATTCCGCAGATGTGCGGATGCTTGGACGTCACTTGGAGAAGCACGGTTACACCTGCCATGCCCCGCACTATAAGGGACATGGGGTTCCGCCAGAGGAGCTGGTGAAAACGGGCCCTGTTGATTGGTGGAAGGACGTCATGATGGCATTCGATTTCCTGAAGAGCAAGGGCCATGAGGAAATAGCTGTTGCCGGACTCTCTTTGGGAGGCGTATTTTCTCTTAAATTAGGTTACACTGTACCTATAAAGGGTATCGTATCAATGTGTGCGCCCATGTATATCAAAAGTGAAGAGATGATGTATAAAGGAGTATTGGAGTACGCTAGAGAATTTAAGAAGTATGAAGGAAAAACGCAAGAGCAAATAGAGCATGAAATGGACCTCCTGGCCGATAAACCGATGAATACATTGAAAGCCCTTCAGGAATTGATAACGGATGTACGGGAGCATGTCGATTTGATTTATGCACCGACATATGTCGTGCAGGGGCGGCATGATGACGTCATCAATCCGAAAAGTGCCGATATCATTTTTGATTCCATCGAGTCACCTGTCAAGAAACTGAAGTGGTATGAAGAATCCGGTCATGTCATCACGCTGGATAAAGAAAAAGAACAGCTGCATGAAGATGTATTGGAATTTTTAGAAAGTCTGGATTGGTCCGAATAA
- the gpmI gene encoding 2,3-bisphosphoglycerate-independent phosphoglycerate mutase: MSKSPVALIILDGFGCRSEEKGNAVYHAKKPNFDRYWEQYPHSHLTASGEAVGLPAGQMGNSEVGHLNIGAGRIVYQSLTRVNLAIREGEFAENPTLVEAMKHTKKKGTDLHLFGLLSDGGVHSHIEHMYALLRLAAKEGVKNVYVHAFLDGRDVGPKTAQGYIKDAEAKMKEIGVGRFATISGRYYSMDRDKRWERVEKSYRSMVYGDGPAYPSALECVEDSYEHGIFDEFVIPSVITAEDGKPVATIKDEDAVIFYNFRPDRAIQISNTFTNEDFRSFDRGPGHPKHLHFVCLTHFSETVDGYVAFKPTNLDNTLGEVLSQNKLTQLRIAETEKYPHVTFFMSGGREEKFPGEERILINSPKVATYDLKPEMSAYEVTDALVEQIEADNFDAILLNFANPDMVGHSGMLEPTIKAIETVDECLGRIVDLIVSKGGTAIITADHGNADEVVTLEGNPMTAHTTNPVPVIITKNQVTLRTDGILGDLAPTMLDLLGVEKPVEMTGKSLLSK, translated from the coding sequence ATGAGTAAGTCGCCTGTGGCACTTATCATCTTGGACGGTTTTGGCTGCCGCAGCGAGGAAAAAGGAAATGCTGTTTATCATGCGAAAAAACCGAATTTTGACCGTTATTGGGAGCAGTACCCGCACTCCCATCTAACTGCAAGCGGCGAAGCAGTCGGCTTGCCTGCAGGACAAATGGGGAACTCGGAAGTGGGCCATTTGAATATCGGTGCCGGACGCATCGTTTATCAAAGCCTGACCCGTGTGAACCTGGCAATCCGCGAAGGCGAGTTTGCAGAAAACCCGACCTTGGTCGAGGCTATGAAGCATACCAAGAAAAAAGGTACAGACCTTCATCTATTTGGGCTTCTTTCGGATGGCGGCGTGCATAGCCATATTGAACATATGTATGCCTTGCTGAGATTGGCAGCCAAAGAAGGAGTCAAGAATGTGTATGTCCATGCGTTCCTCGATGGGCGTGATGTCGGACCAAAAACGGCTCAGGGCTATATCAAGGATGCCGAGGCGAAAATGAAGGAAATCGGTGTAGGCCGCTTTGCAACCATTTCGGGAAGATATTATTCCATGGACCGTGACAAACGCTGGGAGCGTGTCGAAAAATCCTACCGTTCAATGGTATATGGAGATGGCCCAGCTTATCCTTCTGCACTGGAATGTGTCGAGGATTCATATGAACATGGTATTTTTGACGAGTTCGTGATTCCTTCGGTCATTACGGCGGAGGATGGCAAGCCGGTGGCGACGATTAAGGATGAGGATGCCGTTATCTTTTATAACTTCCGTCCCGACCGGGCGATCCAGATTTCGAATACATTCACGAATGAGGACTTTCGCTCATTTGACCGCGGTCCCGGACATCCGAAACACCTTCATTTTGTCTGCCTGACGCATTTTTCGGAAACGGTTGATGGATATGTTGCATTCAAGCCGACAAATCTCGATAATACATTAGGGGAAGTGCTTTCTCAAAACAAGCTTACTCAGCTTCGCATTGCTGAAACGGAAAAATATCCGCATGTGACGTTTTTCATGAGCGGTGGCCGAGAAGAGAAGTTTCCTGGTGAAGAGAGGATTTTAATTAATTCTCCGAAAGTCGCTACATACGATCTAAAACCGGAAATGAGTGCTTATGAAGTGACGGATGCGTTGGTGGAACAAATCGAGGCCGATAACTTCGATGCGATCCTTTTGAATTTTGCCAACCCGGATATGGTTGGGCACTCAGGGATGCTTGAGCCGACCATAAAAGCGATTGAAACCGTTGATGAATGCCTAGGCAGGATCGTCGATTTGATCGTCTCTAAAGGCGGCACGGCAATCATCACGGCAGACCATGGGAATGCCGATGAAGTCGTTACGCTTGAAGGAAATCCGATGACGGCCCACACAACGAACCCTGTGCCTGTCATTATCACCAAAAATCAGGTAACATTAAGAACAGATGGTATATTAGGCGATTTAGCTCCAACGATGCTTGATCTGCTTGGAGTCGAAAAACCTGTTGAAATGACAGGGAAATCCCTATTATCTAAATAA
- a CDS encoding M15 family metallopeptidase, which translates to MLKPIFTATALSSFILLSGCSFDQSSDEKKEQKEEHPSSHHTETETDDKQDDSKESAQRQVEVDETVKPAQAGLQTLANPESIPVLVNKQYSLPEDYKPEDLVYPKVDFIFQDKIEKRMMRKEAAEALERLFQAAEKDNMHFAGVSAYRSHQTQITVFNNYVAKDGEEKAKTYSAMPGTSEHETGLAIDVTTHDGACAAQDCFGDTNEASWLAEHAHEYGFIIRYPEGKENITGYKYEPWHIRYIGADAATEIFKTKSTLEEYYNAVPVEAVDK; encoded by the coding sequence ATGTTAAAACCTATATTTACTGCAACTGCTCTGTCATCGTTCATTTTATTGTCCGGATGTTCATTCGACCAATCAAGCGATGAAAAAAAAGAGCAAAAAGAAGAACACCCGAGCTCCCACCATACGGAGACAGAAACTGATGATAAGCAAGATGATTCAAAAGAATCGGCCCAACGCCAGGTGGAAGTGGATGAAACGGTCAAGCCCGCGCAGGCTGGCCTGCAGACTTTAGCCAACCCAGAAAGCATCCCTGTACTTGTCAACAAACAATACAGCTTGCCGGAAGATTACAAACCTGAAGATCTTGTTTACCCAAAAGTGGATTTCATCTTTCAGGATAAAATTGAAAAAAGAATGATGCGCAAAGAAGCGGCAGAAGCGCTTGAACGGCTATTCCAAGCTGCCGAAAAAGACAATATGCACTTCGCCGGCGTATCCGCCTACCGTTCACATCAAACGCAAATCACGGTCTTTAATAACTATGTGGCCAAGGACGGGGAAGAAAAAGCGAAAACCTACAGTGCAATGCCTGGGACGAGCGAGCACGAAACAGGTCTGGCCATCGATGTCACGACCCATGACGGTGCATGTGCTGCCCAAGATTGCTTCGGAGACACGAATGAAGCGTCCTGGCTTGCAGAGCATGCCCATGAATACGGATTTATCATCCGCTATCCGGAAGGCAAGGAAAACATTACAGGCTATAAATACGAACCGTGGCACATCCGCTATATTGGCGCCGATGCCGCAACTGAAATCTTCAAAACGAAAAGCACTTTGGAAGAATACTATAATGCCGTTCCAGTAGAAGCTGTAGATAAATAA